CACATCCGCGACACCGCCGCTGACCACGGCCAAACCGGCTGGATGTCCTGGGCGGTGGCGGTGTGCATCGACCTCACCTGTGTCATGGCCGCCCGCGAGCGTCAACGCGACAAGAAGACCGATCGCCCCCGGCGCAGCTGGATCTCCTGGCCCGTCCTCGTCCTGTCCGGCGGCGTCGTCCTGTCCCTGGCCGCCAACCTGGCGCAAGCCGTACCAACCGCCTGGGGCTGGATCACCGCCGCAACTCCGGCGGGCGCGTTCCTGATCGCGGTCTCCATGCTGGAACGCCGCGCGGCGAACCCTCGTCCCGAGCCGTCCCCGGCCATCGTCCCCGTCCTGGCGGTCCAGGACGAACAGCAGGACGGCCCCGCACCCGCCCTACTCGATTACGCCCGCCGCGTCGCCGACGAGCACCACGCCAAGCACGGCAAGCCCATCACCCGCGACGCCCTCCGCTCCCGCCTGGGCGTCTCCAACCAACTCGCCTCCGACCTGCTCGCCACCCTACGAACCGCCTAACCAAGGGAGAACACCGATGACCAATCGAACGGCCCTCATCACTGGCCTGCGTGACCTGGCCGCCTTCCTGGAGGCCAACCCCGATCTTCCAGCAGCCCGCAACCTCACGGTCCACCACTTCCCCCGCCGCGCCGACGACACGGAGCTGTGCGCCGAGGTCGACCAGATCGCCGCCCAGCTCGGCACCGTGATCGATGCCGAGGAGCTCCCGCACGGCCACTACGGCACCTCGATTCACTTCGGCCCGGTCGAATACAAGGCCGTCGCCATCCTGTCCGCCGCCCGTGCCCAGTACGCCGCCGACGACAGCTATCGCGGCTGCGTCGACCCCGAGTAGGAGAACCCGATCATGCGAATCCGTCTCGACGGCACCCGCGCCGAAATCGTCGACGCCCTGTTCCGTCTCCGCACCAACTTCACCGTCTCTGGCGTTTCCCGCGTCTATCCCGATCGTGGCCGTCCGCACCACTGGCGGATCTACGTCAACACCCTGCCCAAGGAGAGGAGGTGATCGCCCTGTACGGCTGCTGCACCTGCAACGGAACCGGCCTCTACGACAACCAGACGTGCCGCGACTGCGACGGCACCGGCATCGACAACCACGGCGCGCAGTACTCCCGGGACCCGCAAGCGGTCCCTTAAGAGCAGCGCCCCCGGCCTGGCCGTACATCCGCCAAGACACACGCCAGGTCGGGGGGCCATCCCTTCACCCGAACGAGCGAAAGGAGGATCCCATCTTGCCCACAAAGCACACCGATCCGCACGTACTCAAGGGTTTGATCACCCGACTCAACGCCCCCGACTTCGACCGCTGGGCCGACCAGATCCACGCCACCGGCGGCTGTCGACAGCCCATCCACCTACGCGGCAAGGTCGAACACTGGGACACCGCCACGGGCACCCTGCTCCACCGCTACACCACGCGCAACGAACCTGACGGCGTCCTGCGCCTGCCCTGCAAGACCCGCCGCGCCTCCCGCTGCCCGGCCTGCGCCGAGGTCTACCGCGCCGACACCTACCACCTCATCCGCGCGGGTCTCATCGGCGGCAAGGACGTCCCCGAGACCGTCACCAGCCACCCGACCCTGTTCGTCACGCTCACCGCCCCGTCCTTCGGTGCGGTCCACTCCCGCAAGGAGACCAACGGCAAAGCCCTGCCGTGTCACGCCCGCCGCGACGCCGCCACCTGCCCGCACGGCAAGGTCATCTCCTGCACAGCCAAGCACAACTCCGACGGCAAGCGCCTCGGTGAACCGCTGTGCCCGGACTGCTACGACTACTCGGGCTCGGTCCTGTTCAACGCCCTCGCACCGTTGCTGTGGAAGCGGTTCGCCGACTCTCTTCGCCGACACCTGGCCAAGCTCGGCGGCCTGGCCCTCAAAGACCTCCGCCACCACCTCACCGTCTCCTTCACCAAGGTCGCCGAATACCAGCGGCGCGGCGTCGTCCACTTCCACGCCGTCATCCGCCTCGACGGCCCTGGCGGCCCTACCGCCCCGCCTCCGGCCTGGGCAACGACCGACGTCCTGACGCAAGCCGTACAACATGCCGCCCGTGTCGTCAGCGCCCTCGTTCCCGCTCTCGACGAACAGCCGGCCCGCCTCTTCAAGTGGGGCCAACAGCTCGACATCCGCCCCATCACGATGACCGGCGACCTCACCGAACAAGCCGTCGCGGGCTACATCGCCAAGTACGCCACCAAGGCAGCCGAATGCGTCGACACCCTCGACCGCCGCATCAACCCCCTCGACAACCTCGACGCCTTCAACCTCCGCGACCACCCCAAACGCCTCATCGCCGAATGCATGAGGCTCGGAACCATCGAGGACCTGGCCGAACTCCGCCTTGCCGAATGGGCCCACATGCTCGGCTTCCGAGGTCACTTCTCCACCAGGTCCCGCAACTACTCGACCACCCTCGGCGCACTCCGCGCCGCCCGTGAAGAGCACGCCCGCGACAACGAGATCACCACCGGACGCCTTCCGCTCTTCGACGAGGACACCGTCCTCGTGATCAGCGAATGGGAGTACGCAGGCAAGGGCCACAGCGCCGGGGACCAACTCCTCGCCGACGCGCTCACCGGCTCCGCCGTACCAAGGGGCGG
This genomic interval from Nonomuraea helvata contains the following:
- a CDS encoding DUF2637 domain-containing protein; the encoded protein is MRRFACWLLDTGPILVLAVIAGAGSFTHIRDTAADHGQTGWMSWAVAVCIDLTCVMAARERQRDKKTDRPRRSWISWPVLVLSGGVVLSLAANLAQAVPTAWGWITAATPAGAFLIAVSMLERRAANPRPEPSPAIVPVLAVQDEQQDGPAPALLDYARRVADEHHAKHGKPITRDALRSRLGVSNQLASDLLATLRTA
- a CDS encoding DUF3970 family protein, coding for MRIRLDGTRAEIVDALFRLRTNFTVSGVSRVYPDRGRPHHWRIYVNTLPKERR
- a CDS encoding replication initiator is translated as MPTKHTDPHVLKGLITRLNAPDFDRWADQIHATGGCRQPIHLRGKVEHWDTATGTLLHRYTTRNEPDGVLRLPCKTRRASRCPACAEVYRADTYHLIRAGLIGGKDVPETVTSHPTLFVTLTAPSFGAVHSRKETNGKALPCHARRDAATCPHGKVISCTAKHNSDGKRLGEPLCPDCYDYSGSVLFNALAPLLWKRFADSLRRHLAKLGGLALKDLRHHLTVSFTKVAEYQRRGVVHFHAVIRLDGPGGPTAPPPAWATTDVLTQAVQHAARVVSALVPALDEQPARLFKWGQQLDIRPITMTGDLTEQAVAGYIAKYATKAAECVDTLDRRINPLDNLDAFNLRDHPKRLIAECMRLGTIEDLAELRLAEWAHMLGFRGHFSTRSRNYSTTLGALRAAREEHARDNEITTGRLPLFDEDTVLVISEWEYAGKGHSAGDQLLADALTGSAVPRGGL